The genomic region ACAGAAGCTTGCATGACTGTTCTTCGGCTGATGCGAGCCTTTACAGGACGAGACAAAGTGATTAAGTTTGAGGGCTGCTATCATGGCCACGCGGATATGTTTCTGGTCAAAGCGGGTTCTGGTGTTGCCACCCTCGGCTTGCCAGATTCTCCAGGTGTCCCCAAATCTGTCACAAGCAACACGCTCTCCGCTCCCTATAACGATTTAGCCGCTGTCAAAGCCCTCTTGAAGAGAACTCCAACCAAATTGCTGGAGTCATTTTAGAACCCGTGGTCGGTAATGCGGGCTTTATTCCACCTGCAGCTGGCTTTCTGGAAGGCTTGCGGCAGCTCACCCAAGAGCATGGAGCGCTACTCGTCTTCGACGAAGTTATGACAGGCTTCCGCATTGCTTATGGAGGAGCCCAAGAGAAATTTGGTGTCACCCCTGATCTCACAACATTAGGTAAGGTCATCGGGGGTGGTTTGCCCGTGGGGGCTTATGGTGGGCGGCAAGAGATTATGTCAATGGTGGCTCCCGCTGGCCCTGTTTATCAAGCGGGAACGCTCTCCGGCAATCCTTTAGCCATGACCGCAGGTATTAAGACATTGGAATTGTTGCAGCAGCCTGGAACCTATGAGCAACTTGATCAAATCACCAAAGAGCTGACAGAAGGACTGTTGCAAGTGGCACAAGCAACCGGACATACGGCTTGTGGAGGGCATATTAGCGGTATGTTTGGTTTCTTCTTTAATGAAGGCCCCATTCATAATTATGAAGATACTCAGAAATCTGACCTCAACAAGTTTGCGCACTT from Trichocoleus sp. FACHB-46 harbors:
- a CDS encoding aminotransferase class III-fold pyridoxal phosphate-dependent enzyme; this encodes MVGNAGFIPPAAGFLEGLRQLTQEHGALLVFDEVMTGFRIAYGGAQEKFGVTPDLTTLGKVIGGGLPVGAYGGRQEIMSMVAPAGPVYQAGTLSGNPLAMTAGIKTLELLQQPGTYEQLDQITKELTEGLLQVAQATGHTACGGHISGMFGFFFNEGPIHNYEDTQKSDLNKFAHFHRGMLKQGIYLAPSQFEAGFTSLAHTKTDIDRTLEAARIVLSNL